One genomic segment of Spiroplasma endosymbiont of Poecilobothrus nobilitatus includes these proteins:
- the trxA gene encoding thioredoxin: MAVNEIKNIDEFEKTIGDAKLTLVDFYADWCGPCKMIAPIINELAKKRSDVNFIKVNVDVLQDLAQNYGILSIPTLITFQNGNELKRKTGFVTANEIEQDLLS, translated from the coding sequence ATGGCTGTAAATGAAATAAAAAATATTGATGAATTCGAAAAAACAATTGGTGATGCAAAGTTAACTTTAGTTGATTTTTATGCTGATTGATGTGGGCCATGTAAAATGATTGCTCCAATTATTAATGAATTAGCAAAAAAGCGTAGTGATGTTAATTTTATTAAAGTTAATGTTGATGTTTTACAAGATCTTGCTCAGAATTATGGAATTTTATCAATACCAACATTAATTACCTTTCAAAATGGAAATGAATTAAAACGTAAAACAGGATTTGTAACTGCTAACGAAATTGAACAAGATTTATTAAGTTAA
- a CDS encoding NAD(+)/NADH kinase yields MKEKVVRTMVKYAIIANDYQESTQLVNKISKLLQENHLKEDLSNPQYVFIIGGDGTLLRAVNKFQDIIDKVFFIVIKSGSLGFYANYDENTYPKAIKAIINNKVHIRQMPLLEIKYNGNLICYALNEAKVVDHVKTICTDIYVNNDLLEHFRGSGLVFATKTGSTGYMRAINGSIIAANISTLWQLKEIAPVANSTFSTINASIILDQDQIIRLNGELKGKSLVIDTYESEILSSDVELKISQKTLNLCYDKENDLSLIAKMKLLFAHCNDNRGEAPCAMNRQKNNYCEIVFLFFY; encoded by the coding sequence ATGAAAGAAAAGGTTGTGAGAACAATGGTTAAATATGCAATTATTGCAAATGATTATCAAGAATCAACACAGTTAGTTAATAAAATTAGCAAACTTTTACAAGAAAATCATTTAAAAGAAGATCTTAGTAACCCACAGTATGTTTTTATCATTGGCGGAGATGGAACTTTATTAAGAGCGGTTAATAAATTTCAAGATATCATTGATAAAGTTTTTTTTATTGTAATTAAATCTGGTTCATTAGGATTTTATGCCAACTATGATGAAAATACTTATCCTAAAGCAATTAAAGCAATTATTAATAATAAAGTTCATATTCGCCAAATGCCATTATTAGAAATTAAATATAATGGTAATCTTATTTGCTATGCACTAAATGAAGCAAAAGTTGTTGACCATGTTAAAACAATTTGTACTGACATTTATGTTAATAATGATTTATTGGAGCATTTCCGGGGAAGTGGCCTTGTTTTTGCAACTAAAACTGGTTCAACAGGTTATATGCGAGCAATTAATGGTTCCATTATTGCGGCTAATATTTCAACTCTATGGCAATTAAAAGAAATTGCTCCGGTGGCAAATTCAACTTTTTCCACAATTAACGCTTCAATTATTTTAGACCAAGATCAAATAATAAGGTTAAATGGTGAGTTGAAAGGAAAAAGTTTAGTCATTGATACTTATGAATCAGAAATTTTAAGTTCCGATGTAGAGTTAAAAATTAGTCAAAAAACATTAAACTTATGCTATGATAAAGAAAATGATTTGAGTCTAATTGCGAAGATGAAGTTATTATTTGCTCATTGCAATGATAACAGAGGAGAGGCGCCCTGTGCGATGAACCGTCAAAAAAACAATTATTGTGAGATTGTTTTTTTATTTTTCTATTAA
- a CDS encoding PBSX family phage terminase large subunit, whose protein sequence is MLNHFTYLLETPYWLLQNSSIGNKYPFAKKYELVNEINQIGTRYSGKTISNIKMFGELLKISLLIKQPICIIASMYWSKDLKDSVFQNILNMLDENHIPYTINLSNFTFTLSNGSKIYCKCLHSPSRKEKLKAFADLNKYKLVIDWREECDQFQQKDLSDLEFAIRGYQNKITINTCNPESLKRYIVGYCNELLPFNEEIMRSKYEQITYIEKWNMKIIIHYSSWRLNYELPQEKVNEQLRLEQLDIERARVWSWGLPGNTSGSIFARYIDIMQATDIIQPAKLLGGVDIANATSPKGHTTAASFWIYNSFDKKAYKVA, encoded by the coding sequence ATGCTTAATCATTTTACTTATTTGTTAGAAACTCCTTATTGGTTATTACAAAATAGTAGTATTGGTAATAAATATCCGTTTGCTAAAAAATATGAATTAGTTAATGAAATTAATCAAATTGGAACACGATATAGTGGTAAAACTATATCAAATATTAAAATGTTTGGTGAATTATTAAAAATTAGTTTATTAATTAAACAACCAATTTGTATCATTGCTAGTATGTATTGGAGTAAAGATTTAAAAGATAGTGTATTTCAAAATATATTAAATATGTTAGATGAAAATCATATTCCTTATACTATTAATCTATCTAATTTTACTTTTACTTTATCAAATGGTAGCAAAATATATTGTAAATGTTTACATTCACCAAGTAGGAAAGAAAAATTAAAAGCCTTTGCTGATTTGAATAAATATAAATTAGTTATTGATTGAAGAGAAGAATGTGATCAATTTCAACAAAAAGACTTAAGTGATTTAGAGTTTGCTATTCGTGGTTATCAAAATAAAATAACAATTAATACCTGTAATCCCGAAAGTTTAAAAAGATATATTGTTGGTTATTGTAATGAATTATTACCTTTTAATGAAGAAATAATGCGTAGTAAATATGAACAAATTACTTATATAGAAAAATGAAATATGAAAATTATTATTCATTATTCTAGTTGAAGATTAAATTATGAATTACCACAAGAAAAAGTTAATGAACAATTAAGATTAGAACAATTAGATATTGAAAGAGCAAGAGTATGAAGTTGAGGTTTACCAGGCAATACTAGTGGGTCAATCTTTGCACGATATATTGATATTATGCAAGCAACAGATATTATTCAACCAGCTAAGTTATTAGGTGGTGTTGATATTGCGAATGCTACAAGTCCTAAGGGACATACAACAGCAGCAAGTTTCTGAATATATAATTCATTTGATAAAAAAGCATATAAAGTGGCATAA
- the ptsP gene encoding phosphoenolpyruvate--protein phosphotransferase codes for MSKKMRGIGASNGIAIAKFFKLEEPKYEISNNTVSDSAKEIKILEAAMQKANTDIEKLQKIALEKLGAEKAAIFEAHKEILRDPAMIDEAKNIVKSNNNNAAYAIHTVAQKFITMFASMDDPYFKERAADVKDVIDRLIKYILNVPVLDLATINEEVIIVAEDLTPSQTAQLNPKFVKGFSCDMGGRTSHAAIMARSLEIPAVLGLKDITKQANHHEIVMINGTTGEVILNPTSAEIKTWTTEKEKFLQLQQELLAFKDKPTVSKDGYQKFVLEGNIGAPKDVQGVLDNGGQGIGLFRSEFLYMDNDHFPTEDEQYEAYKGVLEEMQWRPVIIRTLDIGGDKKLSYFKFPEEMNPFLGYRAIRLCLDKTDVFRTQLRALLRASVHGKVGIMFPMIATVDEFKTAKKITLEEKAILIKEGHKVADNIEIGMMMEIPAAAMLADQFAKHADFFSIGTNDLIQYTMAADRMSQFVAYLYQPYNPSVLRLIKTIIDGAHKEGKWVGMCGEMAGDEQTIPLLMGIKLDYFSMSATSILNARRIISKLEVSAMEQLVTEALECQTGDEVLALVEKRTKNALEA; via the coding sequence ATGTCAAAAAAAATGCGCGGGATAGGTGCTAGCAATGGAATTGCAATTGCCAAATTTTTTAAATTAGAAGAACCAAAATATGAAATTTCGAATAATACGGTTTCTGATTCAGCAAAAGAAATTAAAATACTAGAAGCAGCAATGCAAAAGGCAAATACAGATATTGAAAAACTACAAAAGATTGCCTTAGAAAAATTAGGAGCGGAAAAAGCAGCAATTTTTGAAGCACATAAGGAAATTTTGCGTGATCCAGCAATGATTGATGAAGCAAAAAATATCGTTAAGAGTAATAACAATAATGCAGCATATGCAATTCATACTGTTGCTCAAAAGTTTATTACAATGTTTGCAAGTATGGATGATCCATATTTTAAAGAGCGTGCAGCTGATGTTAAGGATGTAATTGATCGTTTAATTAAGTATATTTTAAATGTTCCGGTCTTAGATTTAGCAACTATTAATGAAGAAGTTATTATTGTTGCTGAAGATTTAACACCTTCACAAACGGCGCAGTTAAATCCTAAATTTGTTAAAGGATTTAGTTGTGACATGGGAGGGCGTACTAGTCATGCTGCAATTATGGCTCGTAGTTTAGAAATTCCAGCTGTCTTAGGATTAAAAGATATTACAAAACAAGCAAACCATCATGAAATAGTTATGATTAATGGAACAACAGGAGAAGTTATCTTAAATCCAACATCGGCGGAGATTAAAACTTGGACAACAGAAAAAGAAAAATTTTTACAATTGCAACAGGAACTGTTGGCATTTAAAGATAAACCAACAGTTTCAAAAGATGGATATCAAAAATTTGTTTTAGAAGGAAATATTGGAGCGCCAAAAGATGTTCAAGGTGTTTTGGATAATGGCGGTCAAGGAATTGGTTTATTTAGAAGTGAGTTCTTATATATGGATAATGACCATTTCCCAACTGAAGATGAGCAATATGAAGCTTATAAAGGTGTCTTAGAAGAAATGCAATGGCGCCCAGTGATTATTCGAACATTAGATATTGGTGGCGATAAAAAATTATCATATTTTAAATTCCCAGAAGAAATGAACCCATTTTTAGGATATCGTGCGATTCGCCTTTGTTTAGATAAAACAGATGTTTTTCGAACACAATTACGTGCTTTATTACGTGCTAGTGTGCATGGTAAAGTTGGTATTATGTTTCCAATGATTGCGACAGTTGATGAATTTAAAACTGCAAAAAAAATTACCTTAGAAGAAAAAGCAATTTTAATTAAAGAAGGACATAAAGTTGCAGATAATATTGAAATTGGAATGATGATGGAAATTCCAGCAGCAGCAATGTTAGCTGATCAGTTTGCAAAACACGCTGATTTCTTTTCAATTGGAACTAATGATTTAATTCAATATACAATGGCAGCTGATCGAATGAGCCAATTTGTGGCATATTTATACCAACCATATAACCCATCTGTTTTACGTTTAATTAAAACAATTATTGATGGTGCCCATAAAGAAGGAAAATGGGTTGGAATGTGCGGTGAAATGGCTGGAGATGAACAAACAATTCCGCTTTTAATGGGAATAAAATTAGATTACTTTTCAATGTCTGCCACAAGTATTTTAAATGCTCGTCGTATTATTAGCAAATTAGAAGTTTCGGCAATGGAACAATTAGTAACAGAAGCATTAGAATGTCAAACAGGTGATGAAGTTTTAGCTTTAGTTGAAAAAAGAACAAAAAATGCTTTAGAAGCCTAA
- a CDS encoding IS1/IS1595 family N-terminal zinc-binding domain-containing protein, which produces MEKIIEELINSLTDDQFLEFHEKVKKEAELIKKQKCLNEIDQKFRDKGIKCPNCQSFYCVKNGHNPEGKQKYLCKKCRASFDAFRDHFTYWSHLNYEQWNLLIQISLLGQSSKMISHFIKTSPKTAWYNRQKIMKSKQLENTQLKFKTLNGQIQIDETFIKEIRKGNFKDKFDKRKIHLDSFSTNTKCCIQMAVDSNNNIYVKSTNTKRLQKQWIIENINKQLIKENSIIISDMQPLYLLVSKQTNSILLATKTITNPDDSYRKLNKISKLQSNLKESLIHYHGLGFTNIQNYLNLWKWKYQHKGLTPNQQSSVLYFNV; this is translated from the coding sequence ATGGAAAAAATAATTGAAGAATTAATAAATAGTTTAACAGATGATCAATTTTTAGAATTTCATGAAAAAGTCAAAAAAGAAGCAGAATTAATTAAAAAACAAAAATGCTTAAATGAAATTGACCAAAAATTTAGGGATAAAGGTATTAAATGTCCTAATTGTCAATCTTTTTATTGTGTTAAAAATGGTCATAATCCTGAAGGAAAACAAAAATATTTATGCAAAAAATGTCGTGCTAGTTTTGATGCTTTTCGTGATCATTTTACGTATTGAAGTCATTTAAATTATGAACAGTGAAATTTATTGATTCAAATTTCATTATTAGGCCAATCTAGTAAAATGATTTCCCACTTTATTAAAACATCACCGAAAACCGCTTGATATAATCGCCAAAAAATAATGAAATCAAAACAATTAGAAAACACCCAATTAAAATTTAAAACGTTAAATGGCCAAATTCAAATCGATGAAACATTTATTAAAGAAATCCGCAAAGGTAATTTTAAAGATAAATTTGATAAAAGAAAAATTCATCTTGATTCATTTTCAACCAACACTAAATGTTGTATTCAAATGGCTGTTGATAGCAATAATAATATTTATGTTAAATCAACCAACACAAAACGATTACAAAAACAGTGAATTATTGAAAATATTAATAAACAATTAATCAAAGAAAATTCAATTATTATTTCTGACATGCAACCATTATATTTATTAGTATCAAAACAAACAAATTCTATTTTATTAGCAACTAAAACTATTACAAATCCTGATGATAGTTATCGGAAGTTAAATAAAATTAGTAAATTACAATCAAATCTTAAAGAATCCTTAATTCATTATCATGGCTTAGGTTTCACGAACATTCAAAATTATTTAAATCTCTGAAAATGAAAATACCAGCATAAAGGTTTAACGCCAAACCAACAATCATCGGTATTATATTTTAACGTATAA
- the leuS gene encoding leucine--tRNA ligase — translation MEFSHKEIEQKWQQYWEEHQTFKTTNNSEQKAYILDMFPYPSGAGLHVGHPKGYVATDVISRMRKLQGYDVLHPIGWDAFGLPAEQYALQTGNDPAQFTLQNIANFRNQLKALGFSYDYEKEVNTSSPEFFKTTQLIFELLYQNGLAEMCDVDVNWCPELGTVLANEEVLNINGKMVSERGHFPVFKKPMRQWVLKITAYAEKLLAGLDEVDWPESVKELQRNWIGKTVGAEIKFAVQNNPEIINVFITRADTIFGVEYLVLAPEHPLVSKLTTPEYEAAVTKFLAATKAKTDLDRQDISKEKNGMFIGSYAINPINEKFIPIWIADYVLPFYATGAVMAIPGHDERDYLFALKYHLPISYVVEGKHHNKLHNKYGKHINSDFLNGLMTEEVTKKAIDVLTAAGKAKVKTTYKLRDWLFSRQRYWGEPFPIIHWEDGSISLIDEIELPLELPKMTNIKPSQTGESPLANATEWLTVIDSTGKKGRRETNTMPQWAGSCWYYLAYILMEDNQLLDLRSSKAQALLKKWLPVDLYVGGQEHAVLHLLYSRFWHKFLYDQKLVPTSEPFYKLVNQGMILGTDGSKMSKSKGNVINPDDIIKSHGADTLRLYEMFMGPIEASLPLNPNGLDSARKWLDRVYRLIKNNNFSQDNNHELDFVYHRMVKKGTEMLEKLSFNTAISQLMVFINACYKIKGPIYQPYFEGFTKMFSLFAPHLAEEIWAKLNQQSSVALSTWPTYDEKYLQKNEVIIAVQVNGKLRAKLEVPLDTSEEELSAFAKANSNVQTFLDKHEIIKEIIIKNKIVNFVIK, via the coding sequence ATGGAATTTTCGCATAAAGAAATTGAACAAAAATGACAACAATATTGAGAAGAACATCAAACTTTTAAAACAACAAATAATTCAGAGCAAAAAGCTTATATTTTAGATATGTTTCCATATCCATCAGGAGCAGGTTTACATGTTGGACATCCAAAAGGATATGTTGCAACTGATGTAATTAGTCGTATGCGAAAATTGCAAGGTTATGATGTTTTGCATCCAATTGGTTGAGATGCATTTGGTTTACCAGCTGAACAATACGCCTTACAAACAGGGAATGATCCAGCGCAATTTACTTTGCAAAACATTGCTAATTTTCGTAACCAATTAAAAGCACTTGGTTTTAGTTATGACTATGAAAAAGAAGTTAATACTTCTTCGCCAGAGTTTTTTAAAACAACACAATTAATTTTTGAATTATTATATCAAAATGGATTAGCTGAGATGTGTGATGTTGATGTTAATTGATGTCCTGAATTAGGTACAGTCTTAGCTAATGAAGAAGTCTTGAATATTAATGGAAAAATGGTTTCTGAACGTGGACATTTTCCAGTTTTTAAGAAACCAATGCGACAATGAGTTTTAAAAATTACTGCCTATGCAGAAAAATTATTAGCAGGATTAGATGAAGTTGATTGACCAGAATCAGTTAAAGAGTTACAACGAAATTGAATTGGAAAAACAGTTGGTGCTGAAATTAAGTTTGCGGTCCAAAATAATCCAGAAATTATTAATGTTTTTATAACCCGTGCTGATACAATTTTTGGTGTTGAGTATCTTGTTTTAGCACCTGAGCATCCATTAGTTTCAAAATTAACAACACCTGAATATGAAGCTGCTGTTACAAAATTTTTAGCAGCAACAAAAGCAAAAACGGACTTAGATCGTCAAGATATTAGTAAAGAAAAAAATGGAATGTTTATTGGTAGTTATGCTATTAATCCAATTAATGAAAAGTTTATTCCAATTTGAATTGCTGATTATGTGTTACCATTTTATGCAACTGGAGCCGTGATGGCTATTCCAGGTCATGATGAACGGGATTATTTATTTGCTTTAAAATATCATTTACCAATTAGTTATGTTGTTGAAGGAAAACATCATAATAAATTACATAATAAATATGGTAAACATATTAATTCTGATTTTTTGAATGGTTTAATGACAGAAGAAGTGACAAAAAAAGCAATTGATGTTTTAACAGCAGCTGGAAAAGCAAAAGTTAAAACTACTTATAAGCTTCGTGATTGGTTATTTTCTCGTCAACGATATTGAGGAGAACCTTTCCCAATTATTCATTGAGAAGACGGTTCAATTAGTTTAATTGATGAAATAGAATTACCGTTAGAATTACCAAAAATGACAAATATTAAACCATCACAAACGGGAGAATCACCATTAGCTAATGCAACAGAATGATTAACTGTTATTGATAGTACCGGAAAAAAAGGCCGCCGAGAAACTAATACGATGCCACAATGAGCAGGTAGTTGTTGATATTATTTAGCTTATATTTTAATGGAAGATAATCAGCTGTTAGATTTACGTAGTTCCAAAGCACAAGCTTTGTTAAAAAAATGATTACCAGTTGATTTATATGTTGGTGGGCAAGAACATGCTGTTTTGCATTTATTATATTCACGTTTTTGACATAAATTTTTATATGACCAAAAATTAGTTCCAACTTCTGAACCATTTTATAAATTAGTTAATCAAGGAATGATTTTAGGGACAGATGGTTCAAAAATGAGTAAATCAAAAGGAAATGTGATTAATCCTGATGATATTATTAAATCACATGGGGCTGATACATTACGTTTATATGAAATGTTTATGGGACCAATTGAAGCATCATTGCCTTTAAATCCAAATGGGTTAGATTCAGCACGAAAATGATTAGATCGAGTTTATCGTCTTATTAAAAATAATAATTTTTCGCAAGATAATAATCATGAGTTAGATTTTGTTTATCATAGAATGGTTAAAAAAGGCACAGAAATGTTAGAAAAATTAAGTTTTAATACAGCAATTTCACAACTAATGGTCTTTATTAATGCTTGTTATAAAATAAAAGGTCCAATTTATCAACCATATTTTGAAGGGTTTACTAAAATGTTTAGTTTGTTTGCCCCACATTTAGCAGAAGAAATTTGAGCAAAATTAAATCAACAATCATCGGTTGCATTGTCAACATGACCAACATATGATGAAAAATATTTACAAAAAAATGAGGTTATAATTGCAGTTCAAGTTAATGGTAAATTACGTGCTAAATTAGAAGTGCCACTTGATACATCAGAAGAAGAATTATCAGCTTTTGCTAAAGCTAATAGCAATGTTCAAACCTTTTTAGATAAGCATGAGATTATTAAAGAAATTATTATTAAAAATAAAATTGTTAATTTTGTTATAAAATAG
- a CDS encoding IS3 family transposase (programmed frameshift), with amino-acid sequence MGNKTSYSEEFKKQIVMLYKNGKSVINLGQEYNLPKPTIYSWVKNYNNSGSFKAKDNRTLEENEIITLRKELKDLKMENDIFKASRTDNCQKITIINNNKTKYSVRKTCKILGLSKSTYYYQTNKCINKQVNNYEQEIISAFNKSRKIYGARKIKVILNRKDIILSRRKIRFFMIKNNFVSKYTKLKYHNHKTTVNNDQINNILNRQFNNKKPNEVIVSDLTYVQVGAKWHYICLLIDLFNREIIGYSAGPNKTAELFQQAFHKITRPLNQITLFHTDRGNEFKNKIIDEILITFNIKRSLSNKGCPYDNAVAETTYKTFKTEFIKGKKFKNLTQLKYELFDFVHWYNNIRIHGSLNYLSPVTFRKQMSI; translated from the exons ATGGGAAATAAAACTTCATACTCTGAAGAATTTAAAAAACAAATTGTCATGCTATATAAAAATGGTAAAAGTGTTATTAATCTAGGGCAAGAATATAATTTACCAAAACCAACTATTTATAGTTGAGTTAAAAATTATAATAATTCTGGTTCATTTAAAGCAAAAGACAATCGCACACTAGAAGAAAATGAAATAATAACTTTACGAAAAGAACTTAAAGACTTGAAAATGGAAAATGACATTT TTAAAGCAAGCCGCACTGATAATTGCCAAAAAATAACAATAATTAATAACAACAAAACAAAATATTCAGTAAGAAAAACATGTAAGATTTTGGGTTTATCAAAATCAACGTATTATTATCAAACTAATAAATGTATTAACAAGCAAGTTAATAATTATGAACAAGAAATTATCAGTGCCTTTAATAAAAGTCGCAAAATTTATGGGGCTCGCAAAATTAAAGTTATTTTAAACAGAAAAGATATCATCTTATCGCGGCGAAAAATCAGATTCTTTATGATCAAAAATAATTTTGTTTCTAAATACACCAAATTAAAATATCATAATCATAAAACAACAGTCAATAATGACCAAATTAATAATATTTTAAATCGTCAATTTAACAACAAAAAACCTAATGAAGTTATTGTTAGTGATTTAACATATGTTCAAGTTGGCGCTAAATGACATTATATTTGTTTATTAATTGACTTGTTTAATCGTGAAATAATTGGTTATAGTGCTGGGCCGAATAAAACAGCCGAACTGTTCCAACAAGCTTTTCATAAAATAACACGACCATTAAATCAAATAACTCTATTTCATACTGATCGTGGTAATGAGTTTAAAAATAAAATCATTGATGAAATTTTAATAACTTTTAATATTAAAAGATCATTAAGCAATAAAGGATGCCCTTATGATAATGCTGTGGCTGAAACAACTTACAAAACTTTTAAAACTGAATTTATTAAGGGTAAAAAATTTAAAAATTTAACACAATTAAAATACGAACTTTTTGATTTTGTGCATTGATATAACAATATTCGAATTCATGGCAGTTTAAATTATTTATCTCCAGTTACTTTTAGAAAACAAATGTCTATATAA
- a CDS encoding HAD family hydrolase — MACNEIPKDSALQFLSHHIRIDISQTYSFGDSYNDLELIRQAGVGIAVSNAIDELKTMANEVTLSNRENGPAKYLQQFLLKK; from the coding sequence ATTGCTTGCAATGAGATTCCAAAAGATAGTGCCTTGCAATTTTTATCCCATCACATTAGAATTGATATTAGTCAAACTTATTCATTTGGTGATTCTTATAATGATCTTGAATTAATTCGCCAAGCTGGAGTTGGGATTGCGGTTAGCAATGCGATTGATGAGTTAAAAACAATGGCGAATGAAGTAACATTATCAAATCGTGAAAATGGGCCAGCAAAATATTTGCAACAGTTTTTATTAAAAAAATAG
- a CDS encoding IS30 family transposase encodes MQKYKHVKYDERNLFKDLLLSDNCKKKNGTLNLSEISRQTGRAVNTIKREINRFKKVEDYMPVEAQKDYKQKRKKCIKKLPTFTDEQQEFLNLRFNILYDSPAEIIQRFLIKFCVKFSACLKTFYKWIYLGLLGLLKKNLLNGGRRNRTKKRPDNRGKLDERFRSIWDIENKQSNVGWFEMDTVVGKEHQSSCLVLVEQSSKKYFAMKLEEHTANEVLEKIEHIVRINDLVGKIKGIITDRGKEFSKFEEMEKIAGANVYYCDPGSPKQKPLIERINREFRKRYLKGTDFNLVTQQKIDWVVDVINEKLRPCLNWRTSKEVFLENFK; translated from the coding sequence ATGCAAAAATATAAACATGTAAAATATGATGAACGAAATTTATTTAAAGATTTATTATTATCTGATAATTGTAAAAAGAAGAATGGCACACTTAATTTATCTGAAATATCAAGACAAACGGGTCGTGCAGTTAATACTATTAAAAGAGAAATAAATCGATTTAAAAAGGTAGAAGATTATATGCCAGTTGAAGCACAAAAAGATTATAAACAAAAAAGAAAAAAATGTATTAAAAAACTGCCCACATTTACAGACGAACAACAAGAATTTTTAAATTTACGATTTAATATTCTTTACGATTCACCAGCAGAAATTATTCAACGATTTTTAATAAAGTTTTGTGTCAAATTTTCTGCTTGTCTTAAAACATTTTATAAATGAATTTATTTAGGTCTTTTGGGTTTGTTAAAGAAAAATTTATTAAATGGTGGTAGAAGAAATAGAACAAAGAAAAGACCTGATAATCGCGGAAAATTAGATGAAAGATTTAGATCAATTTGAGATATTGAAAATAAACAATCTAATGTTGGTTGATTTGAAATGGATACGGTAGTTGGTAAAGAACATCAATCTAGTTGTTTAGTATTAGTTGAGCAATCAAGCAAAAAATACTTTGCTATGAAATTAGAAGAACATACTGCTAATGAAGTTTTAGAAAAAATTGAACATATAGTTAGAATTAATGATTTAGTTGGAAAAATTAAAGGAATAATAACAGATAGAGGAAAAGAATTTAGTAAATTTGAAGAAATGGAAAAGATTGCTGGAGCTAATGTTTATTATTGTGACCCAGGTTCACCTAAACAAAAACCCTTAATTGAAAGAATAAACCGTGAATTTAGGAAAAGATACCTTAAGGGAACAGATTTTAACCTTGTTACTCAACAAAAAATAGATTGAGTAGTTGATGTTATAAATGAAAAATTAAGGCCTTGTTTAAATTGAAGAACATCTAAAGAAGTATTTTTAGAGAATTTTAAATAA
- a CDS encoding transposase: protein MIQISLLGQSSKMISRFIKTSPKTAWYNRQKIMKSKQLENTQLKFKTLNGQIQIDETFIKEIYKGNFKDKFDKRKIHLDSFSTNTKCCVQMAVDSNNNIYVKSTNTKRLQKQWIIENINKQLIKENSIIISDMQPLYLLVSKQTNSILLATKTSTNPDASYRKLNKISKLQSNLKESLIHYHGLGFTNIQNYLNLWKWKYQHKGLTLNQQSSVLYFNV from the coding sequence TTGATTCAAATTTCATTATTAGGCCAATCTAGTAAAATGATTTCCCGCTTTATTAAAACATCACCGAAAACCGCTTGATATAATCGCCAAAAAATAATGAAATCAAAACAATTAGAAAACACCCAATTAAAATTTAAAACGTTAAATGGCCAAATTCAAATCGATGAAACATTTATTAAAGAAATCTACAAAGGTAATTTTAAAGATAAATTTGATAAAAGAAAAATTCATCTTGATTCATTTTCAACCAACACTAAATGTTGTGTTCAAATGGCTGTTGATAGCAATAATAATATTTATGTTAAATCAACCAACACAAAACGATTACAAAAACAGTGAATTATTGAAAATATTAATAAACAATTAATCAAAGAAAATTCAATTATTATTTCTGACATGCAACCATTATATTTATTAGTATCAAAACAAACAAATTCTATTTTATTAGCAACTAAAACTAGTACAAATCCTGATGCTAGTTATCGGAAGTTAAATAAAATTAGTAAATTACAATCAAATCTTAAAGAATCCTTAATTCATTATCATGGCTTAGGTTTCACGAACATTCAAAATTATTTAAATCTCTGAAAATGAAAATACCAGCATAAAGGTTTAACATTAAACCAACAATCATCGGTATTATATTTTAACGTATAA